A single region of the Leptodactylus fuscus isolate aLepFus1 chromosome 5, aLepFus1.hap2, whole genome shotgun sequence genome encodes:
- the LOC142202994 gene encoding pseudouridylate synthase 1 homolog: MKKLTLLGRHSRSICRNHFLCFSSSTVSIPYQKNENNSYEKKLEEEDKEEPKAFTGSISIPKKKHAIQMVYCGAGYHGMQINTTSPLPTIEGQIVSALIKAKCIPEICFNNLKLVRFQRCARTDKGVSALAQVISVRLFENCANPVEVVNSYLPPEIRVIGIKRATKGFNAKIMCDARTYSYTLPTFALSRNASLAPDTSFRLSREEYHHVNRLLSFYKGTHRFHNFTKGKLSDDPSARRHIYGISCSEPFVRHGVEFARITITGQSFMLHQIRKMVGLIIAVVKGVATPEFLPLSMQVQKINLPLAPALGLVLECTHFYFHNRRCLSSESTRTVTWEEYVPAVEAFKEEKIMPVIIEGELTDLSMWLWLQQFSGYTFSIT, translated from the exons ATGAAGAAACTTACATTGCTGGGTCGTCATTCAAGGAGTATTTGCAGAAATCACTTTCTTTGCTTTTCAAGCTCGACCGTCAGTATTCCATACCAG aaaaatgaaaataattcATATGAAAAGAAGTTAGAGGAGGAAGATAAAGAGGAGCCTAAGGCTTTTACTGGAAGTATTAGTATTCCAAAAAAGAAACATGCCATACAAATGGTCTACTGTGGTGCAGGGTATCATGGCATGCAG ATAAATACTACATCTCCTTTGCCAACTATAGAAGGACAAATTGTTTCTGCACTTATCAAAGCAAAATGTATTCCTGAAATTTGTTTTAATAATCTAAAACTTGTGCGATTTCAGCGCTGTGCCCGCACAGATAAG gGAGTTTCTGCCTTGGCTCAAGTTATCTCTGTAAGACTCTTTGAGAACTGTGCAAATCCTGTGGAGGTTGTCAACTCTTACCTTCCACCAGAAATTCGTGTCATAG GTATAAAGAGAGCCACCAAAGGTTTCAATGCTAAGATCATGTGCGATGCACGGACCTATTCTTACACACTGCCCACATTTGCGCTGTCGAGGAATGCCAGTCTTGCTCCTGACACCAGCTTCCGTTTGTCTCGAGAAGAAtaccaccatgtgaacagacttCTTTCATTCTATAAAGGAACGCACAGATTCCATAACTTTACAAAAGGAAAACTGTCTGATGACCCTAGTGCTCGTAGACACATATACGGGATCTCCTGCTCCGAGCCATTTGTTCGCCATGGCGTGGAGTTTGCTAGAATAACAATTACAGGACAAAGCTTCATGCTACACCAGATCCGTAAAATGGTTGGTCTTATCATAGCAGTGGTGAAAGGTGTTGCTACGCCTGAGTTTCTGCCTCTGTCAATGCAGGTGCAGAAGATCAACCTTCCCCTGGCTCCAGCTTTAGGGTTGGTCTTGGAGTGCAcacatttttattttcacaatCGGCGCTGTCTTAGCAGTGAGTCTACCCGTACAGTAACCTGGGAGGAATATGTACCTGCAGTGGAAGCCTTCAAGGAGGAGAAGATCATGCCAGTCATTATCGAGGGAGAACTTACAGATCTTTCCATGTGGTTATGGTTGCAGCAGTTTAGTGGATACACATTCTCTATCACCTAA